The Montipora capricornis isolate CH-2021 chromosome 6, ASM3666992v2, whole genome shotgun sequence genome has a window encoding:
- the LOC138050841 gene encoding uncharacterized protein translates to MKTCLFLIFCVGLTLAQDPPPPPPPNTLPPSPTKHPYTQCLDTYDVCMKSDEEPDKWKCFNAFYTCQTDYRRKCRKLYEGIACQNLLGKDECKKRLYACFSPEEPTI, encoded by the exons ATGAAAACTTgtcttttccttattttctgcGTGGGTCTCACCTTGGCCCAAGACCCTCCTCCGCCTCCACCACCTAATACACTGCCACCATCACCGACCAAACACCCGTATACG CAATGCTTGGATACCTATGACGTGTGCATGAAATCAGACGAGGAACCGGACAAATGGAAGTGCTTTAATGCATTCTACACTTGTCAAACCGATTATAGG CGAAAGTGCAGGAAACTATATGAAGGCATAGCCTGTCAAAACTTGCTTGGAAAAGATGAGTGCAAGAAAAGGCTTTATGCCTGCTTCAGCCCAGAAGAACCTACTATCTGA
- the LOC138054451 gene encoding uncharacterized protein, whose amino-acid sequence MKYFLGIFILALLAGIRAQDFDDLFLHDEANEKPAGDRADDFEADLLWNDEATVEGLPKRQPFVQCNIDIYKCIQAGNVSKNECLKKYLNCMEQLSPTKLPPILENFVQCKKSLYKCILDSNKTKMECLREYKACMAELLPSKPPQFLQCKIDLYKCLIEADNASMKNCMDEYKDCMRQLMPSKLPPFVQCKVDMYNCFKTGKPKKECFDEYKACMAPLIPTVPPFMRACKDELKKCVDSKSTLLAKAKCYIAFAKCLKNKGPSEVVLDAIEDASQMENGSLAQCKDDLKNCLLEGKDRNECLQDFKACAAAQIPPYMKKCINDGKECVNGASNVIQRIICLKKVAICLKKGKESQASI is encoded by the exons ATGAAGTACTTTTTAGGAATTTTCATCCTTGCCTTGTTAGCTGGCATTCGTGCCCAGGATTTTGACGATTTATTTTTGCATGACGAGGCCAACGAGAAACCGGCGGGCGATCGTGCCGACGATTTTGAAGCCGACCTCTTATGGAACGACGAGGCCACCGTCGAGGGACTCCCAAAAAGACAGCCATTCGTG CAATGCAATATCGACATTTATAAATGCATCCAGGCAGGCAATGTCAGCAAGAACGAATGTTTGAAAAAATACCTAAACTGCATGGAACAGTTGTCACCAACAAAGTTGCCACCAATTCTC GAAAACTTTGTTCAATGCAAAAAATCTTTGTATAAATGCATCCTGGATAGCAACAAAACCAAAATGGAGTGCTTAAGGGAATACAAGGCGTGTATGGCAGAGTTATTGCCTTCCAAACCACCACAATTTCTG CAATGCAAAATCGACCTGTATAAATGCCTCATCGAGGCTGACAATGCCAGCATGAAGAATTGTATGGATGAATACAAAGATTGCATGAGACAGCTGATGCCATCAAAGTTGCCACCATTTGTG CAATGCAAAGTAGACATGTACAACTGCTTCAAGACTGGCAAGCCCAAAAAGGAGTGTTTCGATGAATACAAGGCATGCATGGCGCCGCTAATTCCTACCGTACCTCCGTTCATG CGAGCTTGCAAAGATGAGCTCAAGAAATGTGTGGACAGTAAGTCAACACTGCTTGCAAAGGCAAAATGCTATATTGCCTTTGCAAAATGTCtgaaaaacaaaggaccaagtgAAGTCGTTCTGGATGCAATCGAAGATGCCAGTCAGATGGAGAACGGCTCACTTGCT CAATGCAAAGATGACCTAAAAAATTGTCTGTTGGAAGGGAAAGACAGAAACGAGTGCTTGCAAGATTTCAAAGCATGTGCTGCTGCTCAGATCCCTCCATATATG AAAAAGTGCATAAATGATGGAAAGGAGTGTGTCAACGGCGCTAGCAACGTCATACAACGGATTATCTGCTTGAAGAAAGTTGCCATATGTCTGAAGAAAGGCAAGGAATCACAGGCCTCAATCTAG